From a region of the Pseudooceanicola aestuarii genome:
- a CDS encoding aldehyde dehydrogenase family protein — protein sequence MTRTLNCISPIDGSIFASRPVLPLEESRAAVASARAAQAAWAARPLAERIDLVRQGIAAVGAMNDDIVPELARMMGRPVRYGGEFGGFNERGSHMADIAADALADIVVGEDESFRRYIRRVPWGVVYVVAPWNYPYMTAINTVAPALIAGNAVMLKHATQTLLVGERLAEAFHSVGIPEDIFQNIFLDHETSDRLIQEKSFDFINFTGSVGGGQAMERAAAGTFVPVSTELGGKDPGYVMEDADIDAAVATLMDGALFNSGQCCCGIERIYVQQSRFDEFLEKAIAFANDLKLGNPLDPDTSMGPMAHARFAKVVRDQIDAAVAAGATAHIPIDPADDGGAYLGPQILTGVTHEMEVMREESFGPVVGIMPVKDDDEALRLMNDSRFGLTASLWTRDVDRAATIGDRIETGTVFLNRADYLDPGLCWTGCKDTGRGGGLSVIGYHNLTRPKSYHLKKVTS from the coding sequence ATGACCAGGACACTCAATTGCATTTCTCCCATCGACGGGTCGATTTTTGCCAGCCGGCCCGTACTGCCCCTGGAAGAGTCCCGCGCCGCCGTGGCCAGCGCGCGCGCGGCCCAGGCGGCATGGGCCGCGCGCCCGCTTGCTGAGCGGATCGATCTGGTCCGACAAGGTATCGCCGCCGTTGGTGCAATGAATGACGATATCGTGCCGGAACTTGCCCGCATGATGGGCCGGCCTGTTCGTTACGGCGGGGAATTCGGCGGGTTCAACGAGCGCGGCAGCCATATGGCGGACATCGCCGCCGACGCGCTTGCCGATATCGTGGTGGGCGAAGACGAGTCATTCCGCCGCTATATCCGTCGGGTACCCTGGGGTGTGGTCTACGTGGTGGCGCCATGGAATTATCCTTATATGACAGCGATCAACACCGTTGCGCCGGCACTGATCGCTGGAAATGCCGTGATGCTCAAACATGCCACGCAAACCTTGCTGGTTGGTGAACGACTGGCCGAAGCCTTCCATTCTGTCGGAATTCCCGAAGATATTTTTCAGAACATTTTTCTGGATCACGAGACCTCCGACAGGTTGATTCAGGAAAAGTCGTTCGATTTCATAAACTTCACGGGATCCGTCGGGGGCGGTCAGGCGATGGAGCGTGCGGCGGCCGGCACTTTTGTTCCGGTTTCCACCGAATTGGGCGGCAAGGATCCGGGCTATGTCATGGAAGACGCCGATATCGACGCGGCAGTGGCCACGCTGATGGACGGGGCGCTGTTCAACTCCGGGCAATGCTGCTGCGGCATCGAACGTATCTACGTGCAGCAAAGCCGGTTTGACGAATTCCTGGAAAAGGCCATCGCCTTTGCCAATGATCTGAAACTCGGCAACCCGCTGGACCCTGACACCAGCATGGGTCCGATGGCGCATGCGCGTTTCGCAAAAGTGGTGCGCGATCAAATAGATGCTGCCGTGGCCGCCGGTGCCACGGCGCATATTCCCATTGATCCCGCCGATGATGGCGGGGCCTATCTGGGCCCGCAGATTCTGACCGGCGTCACCCATGAGATGGAGGTGATGCGCGAGGAGAGCTTTGGCCCCGTCGTCGGCATCATGCCTGTGAAGGATGACGACGAAGCCCTGCGCCTGATGAATGACAGCCGCTTCGGACTGACCGCCTCTCTCTGGACACGGGACGTGGACCGCGCAGCCACGATCGGGGACCGGATCGAGACCGGCACCGTCTTTCTCAACCGCGCCGATTATCTGGATCCGGGGCTATGCTGGACCGGGTGCAAGGATACCGGGCGCGGCGGTGGCCTGTCGGTGATCGGCTACCATAACCTGACCCGTCCGAAATCCTACCATCTGAAAAAGGTGACGTCATGA
- a CDS encoding glutamine synthetase family protein, whose product MPGNLSLDELKKLAASGEVDTVLVALVDMQGRLMGKRFHVSNFLDHSVKETHCCNYLLATDLVMSTPEGYKATSWEQGYGDYVLRPDLSTLRRVPWLEGTVLVLGDVLDHHTHAPVPHSPRQMLQGQIARLAAMGYQAMMATELEFFVFEKDYRSLQKEGYRNLVTLNGHNEDYNLFQTTKEEPFLRPLRNHLIGAGIPVENTKGEAELGQQELNIRYAEALDCADHHTIAKHATKEIAWAQGVAASFLPKWSSSMVGSSSHVHMSLWQDGEAAFFDASDDLGMSQVMKHFTAGIIKYARDYTVFLAPYVNSYKRFAKGTFAPTRMVWSVDNRTAAFRLCGDGTRGVRIECRIGGSDMNPYLAQAALLAAGIKGIEDQLDLQPATRGDAYETADTPEIPGTLREATQTLTTSAMLRQAFGEEVIDHYTRAATWEQEEFDKAVTDWEIARGFEQA is encoded by the coding sequence ATGCCGGGCAACCTGTCTCTGGACGAATTGAAGAAACTGGCCGCCAGCGGCGAGGTCGATACCGTGCTGGTCGCGTTGGTGGACATGCAGGGCCGCCTGATGGGAAAGCGGTTCCACGTCTCCAACTTCCTCGATCATTCGGTGAAGGAAACCCATTGCTGCAACTACCTGCTGGCCACCGACCTGGTGATGTCCACGCCGGAGGGGTACAAGGCCACCTCCTGGGAGCAGGGCTACGGCGATTACGTGCTGCGCCCCGACCTGTCGACCCTGCGCCGGGTGCCCTGGCTGGAGGGCACGGTGCTGGTGCTGGGCGACGTGCTGGACCACCACACCCACGCGCCGGTGCCCCATTCCCCGCGCCAGATGCTGCAAGGTCAGATCGCCCGGCTGGCGGCGATGGGCTACCAGGCGATGATGGCGACGGAGCTGGAATTCTTCGTTTTCGAGAAGGATTATCGCAGTCTTCAGAAGGAAGGGTATCGCAACCTCGTCACGCTGAATGGCCATAACGAGGATTACAACCTCTTCCAGACCACCAAGGAAGAGCCCTTTCTCCGGCCGTTGCGCAACCACCTGATCGGTGCCGGCATTCCGGTGGAAAACACCAAGGGCGAGGCAGAGCTGGGCCAGCAGGAGCTGAACATCCGCTATGCCGAGGCTCTCGATTGCGCCGATCACCACACGATCGCCAAGCATGCGACCAAGGAAATCGCCTGGGCCCAAGGGGTTGCGGCAAGTTTCCTGCCCAAGTGGTCATCCTCCATGGTGGGGTCTTCCTCGCATGTGCACATGTCGCTGTGGCAGGATGGCGAAGCGGCGTTCTTCGACGCTTCCGACGATCTGGGCATGTCGCAGGTGATGAAGCACTTTACCGCCGGGATCATCAAATATGCCCGCGATTACACCGTGTTCCTCGCGCCTTACGTGAATTCCTACAAGCGTTTCGCCAAAGGCACCTTTGCCCCCACACGCATGGTGTGGTCGGTGGACAACCGCACAGCCGCCTTTCGCCTGTGCGGAGACGGGACCAGGGGCGTGCGCATCGAATGCCGCATCGGCGGATCCGACATGAACCCCTACCTGGCGCAGGCCGCGCTGCTGGCCGCCGGTATCAAGGGGATCGAGGATCAGCTTGACCTTCAGCCTGCCACCCGGGGTGACGCCTACGAAACCGCCGACACGCCCGAAATTCCCGGCACCCTGCGGGAGGCGACGCAGACCCTGACAACCTCCGCCATGCTGCGGCAGGCTTTCGGGGAGGAGGTGATCGACCATTACACCCGCGCCGCCACCTGGGAGCAGGAGGAGTTTGACAAGGCCGTCACGGATTGGGAGATCGCCCGCGGGTTCGAACAGGCCTGA
- a CDS encoding TRAP transporter substrate-binding protein translates to MTTRRGFIKGAALAAPAALATPAIVKAQDTIKWRFQTYAGAALGEQVTKPIIDYINKAANGQLEIELFYADQIVPTGELFQALQRGTIDGVHSDDDSMASPTPLRMFGGYFPFATKHILDVPVLFNQYGLAEIWDEEYAKVGVKWLSAAGQDPCNFNTTKEIKSVDDLDGLKLYTFPTAGRFLSQFGVVPVNIPYEDAEVAVQTGELDGMAWSGITEDYTVGWANVTDYFLTNNISGAWIGSFFVNQERWAELPEHLQSLVMAAIEAGHTYRNQWYWGGEARLRATGDKLALRTVPADEWAQVEEAAVKFWDEIAEEGEVHQKIVDIFRDYNQTINRAGPPYTNG, encoded by the coding sequence ATGACAACCAGACGCGGATTTATCAAAGGGGCGGCCCTGGCGGCCCCCGCGGCGCTGGCCACCCCGGCCATCGTCAAGGCGCAGGACACGATCAAGTGGCGGTTCCAGACCTATGCCGGCGCGGCCCTGGGCGAACAGGTGACCAAACCGATCATCGACTATATCAACAAGGCCGCCAACGGTCAGTTGGAGATCGAATTGTTCTACGCCGACCAGATCGTCCCAACCGGGGAGCTGTTCCAGGCGTTGCAGCGCGGCACCATCGATGGCGTGCATTCCGATGACGATTCCATGGCTTCCCCCACGCCGCTGCGCATGTTCGGCGGCTATTTCCCCTTTGCGACCAAGCATATCCTGGACGTGCCGGTGCTGTTCAACCAATACGGCCTGGCCGAGATCTGGGACGAGGAATACGCCAAGGTCGGGGTCAAATGGTTGTCGGCCGCGGGCCAGGATCCCTGTAACTTCAACACCACCAAGGAAATCAAGTCGGTCGACGATCTGGACGGGCTGAAGCTCTATACCTTCCCGACAGCCGGACGGTTCCTGTCGCAATTCGGCGTCGTACCGGTGAACATCCCCTACGAGGATGCGGAAGTCGCCGTGCAGACCGGCGAACTGGACGGCATGGCCTGGTCCGGCATCACCGAGGATTACACCGTCGGCTGGGCCAACGTCACCGACTACTTCCTGACCAACAACATCTCCGGCGCCTGGATCGGCTCCTTCTTCGTCAACCAGGAACGTTGGGCGGAACTGCCGGAGCATCTGCAATCGCTGGTCATGGCCGCGATCGAGGCCGGGCACACCTATCGCAACCAGTGGTACTGGGGCGGCGAGGCGCGCCTGCGCGCCACCGGCGACAAGTTGGCGCTGCGCACCGTTCCGGCCGATGAATGGGCTCAGGTCGAAGAGGCGGCAGTGAAATTCTGGGACGAAATCGCCGAGGAAGGCGAAGTCCACCAGAAGATCGTCGACATCTTCCGCGATTACAACCAGACCATCAATCGCGCAGGCCCGCCCTACACCAACGGGTGA